CGTTCCTGATGGAATTGCTTGTGTACCCAGCCGTTTACCTGCTCTGGAAGCGCCGAAGCAGTACACTGGCGGCATGACAGGGCCGCTTTCCTGGAGGTGCCAGATGAAATGGTCACAGTGGGTCTTCCTATCGGTCGTTGGGATCGCGTCCCTGGCCTTCGCGGCCGACGCCCTTGCCGCCGACCCCGCGGGCGGAAAGCCACAGACGGCATGTCCGATCTCCGGCCGGGCCGTGGACAAGGCCCGGCACCTGGACTGGCAGGGTCAGCGGGTCTATTTCTGCTGCGGAGCCTGCCCCGTTAAGTTCAAGGCCGACCCGGAGGCGCACTTCTCGAAATGGGCCGCCCAGGGAGTGGTTCTGGAGAACGTCCAGACGGCCTGCCCCGTGAGCGGAGAGGTCCTTGAAGAACGCGAATCGTTCGTCGATTACAAGGGCCGCCGCGTGTTCTTCTGCTGCGACAAGTGCATCAAGGAATTCGAAAAGGATCCCCAGAAGTACCTGGCCAAACTTCCGG
Above is a window of Acidobacteriota bacterium DNA encoding:
- a CDS encoding YHS domain-containing protein; this encodes MKWSQWVFLSVVGIASLAFAADALAADPAGGKPQTACPISGRAVDKARHLDWQGQRVYFCCGACPVKFKADPEAHFSKWAAQGVVLENVQTACPVSGEVLEERESFVDYKGRRVFFCCDKCIKEFEKDPQKYLAKLPGEQPVR